One stretch of Rhizobium rhizoryzae DNA includes these proteins:
- a CDS encoding GGDEF domain-containing protein, whose translation MIPTPSMALRAVRGSLVAKIFAVCFLAIHLPLIAMIAYLGSGFSTNPGPVLTILLAATLIGTITCLSTLWWFIRPLRNLASAVQQYQADGTPVRLRLAQSDEIGVVANTVATTIAELDGVMRKLRQQASTDQLTGLGNRRWLTERIAIEQTRAEREKAPISVVLFDLDHFKNINDSHGHDVGDKVLMAVGEVIRDNLRRYDLAARIGGEEFCLVLPKTRASEAAAIAERFRAQFEKLWIEPLRPGRVTASFGVYEATPADSMQAMLLQADRALYRAKETGRNRVQSAGWPAESR comes from the coding sequence ATGATTCCGACGCCATCCATGGCACTTCGGGCCGTTCGCGGTTCGTTGGTGGCCAAGATTTTTGCCGTTTGTTTTCTGGCCATTCACCTGCCGCTCATTGCCATGATCGCCTATCTTGGTAGCGGCTTTTCAACCAATCCCGGCCCCGTGCTCACCATTTTGCTGGCTGCGACCTTGATCGGGACGATCACCTGCCTGTCCACACTCTGGTGGTTCATCCGCCCCTTGCGCAATCTGGCAAGCGCTGTGCAGCAATATCAGGCGGACGGGACGCCTGTGAGACTGCGCCTTGCCCAATCCGATGAAATTGGTGTCGTTGCCAACACGGTTGCCACGACGATTGCGGAACTCGATGGCGTGATGCGCAAGCTGCGCCAGCAGGCATCCACCGACCAGTTGACGGGACTTGGCAATCGCCGATGGCTGACAGAACGCATCGCGATCGAACAAACGCGGGCGGAGCGGGAAAAGGCTCCCATTTCCGTCGTTCTGTTCGATCTCGATCACTTCAAGAATATCAACGACAGCCACGGTCATGATGTGGGCGACAAGGTTCTGATGGCCGTTGGCGAAGTCATTCGCGACAACCTGCGCCGTTACGATCTTGCGGCGCGAATCGGCGGCGAGGAATTTTGTCTGGTTCTGCCGAAGACAAGAGCGAGTGAGGCTGCTGCGATTGCCGAGCGGTTTCGGGCGCAGTTCGAAAAGCTCTGGATAGAGCCTCTGCGGCCCGGTCGCGTGACCGCGTCGTTCGGCGTTTACGAGGCAACACCCGCCGATAGCATGCAGGCCATGCTTTTGCAGGCCGACCGGGCGCTGTATCGCGCAAAGGAGACAGGTCGAAACCGCGTTCAAAGCGCCGGTTGGCCGGCGGAATCGCGGTGA
- a CDS encoding heme-dependent oxidative N-demethylase family protein, with product MPDRRADLMPLTHTPYARRLRPFTIGLSSLDPSRWIEPDQHLPRYVREKQKLAGERLHDVFRATHDSLDAQQECLDCLLLHLERDHPHVYRRDGSTISFAGQQIDLADEAVPPLMRAGFLVQDDLVIMRRRATGWHIAAAHLSFPSSWVLAEKFDRPMEEIHAHVPGFQGGTRNAMMVNRIFDNLLPEQPAERFNWSINWQEKLYHPESGRNDAAEPETAVVRVERQTLTKLPVTGDIVFTIRIYLDPVSLFATHPDGSRMALALADQLDGLSGEQAAYKGLDRQRSPLVQRLRQMALSKNQF from the coding sequence TTGCCTGATCGACGTGCCGACCTCATGCCGCTGACCCATACGCCCTATGCCAGACGCCTTCGTCCGTTCACGATAGGTCTTTCTTCACTCGATCCAAGCCGTTGGATCGAGCCGGATCAGCACTTGCCGCGTTATGTGCGCGAGAAGCAAAAGCTGGCCGGGGAGCGGCTGCATGATGTGTTTCGCGCCACGCATGACAGCCTTGATGCGCAACAGGAATGCCTTGATTGCCTGCTCCTGCATCTGGAACGTGATCACCCCCATGTCTATCGGCGCGATGGCTCCACCATAAGTTTCGCGGGCCAGCAGATAGACCTTGCCGACGAGGCCGTTCCGCCCCTCATGCGCGCCGGATTTCTGGTGCAGGATGATCTGGTGATCATGCGCCGCCGCGCAACCGGCTGGCATATTGCAGCAGCGCATCTTTCCTTTCCCTCATCCTGGGTGCTTGCAGAGAAGTTCGATCGCCCGATGGAAGAGATCCACGCCCATGTACCGGGGTTTCAGGGCGGAACGCGCAATGCGATGATGGTGAACCGCATCTTCGACAATCTGTTGCCGGAACAACCAGCCGAGCGCTTCAACTGGTCGATCAACTGGCAGGAGAAACTCTATCATCCGGAATCAGGCCGCAACGATGCGGCAGAGCCGGAAACCGCTGTCGTGCGCGTCGAACGTCAGACCCTGACGAAGCTGCCGGTCACGGGCGACATCGTCTTCACGATACGGATCTATCTGGATCCCGTCAGTCTGTTTGCCACCCACCCCGATGGAAGCCGCATGGCTCTGGCCCTTGCAGATCAACTGGATGGATTGAGCGGGGAGCAGGCAGCCTACAAGGGTCTGGACCGGCAACGGTCACCACTCGTTCAGCGATTGAGACAGATGGCACTCTCCAAAAATCAGTTTTGA
- a CDS encoding aminodeoxychorismate synthase component I, which produces MQNEMEPALKPYALFRDDRTSRSMLFSNPREIVVARTAAEILPAIQRLEQARKDGFWLAGYISYEAGHIFEEKLRHLIVDDRETPLVCMGVFEAPKHESNVSVPSIGDNEAVLYDAQAEWSLSDYQIRFDTLHQHLRRGDCYQANLTMPVHARWSGTPTGIFASLVERQPVHYGALIELGGPAIVSRSPELFFRVDETGWIETHPMKGTAPRGKTPAEDDAIIAAMLADEKTRAENRMIVDLLRNDVSIISEVGSLDVPKLFSIETYPTVHQMVSHVRAKLLPDIGFPDILAALFPCGSVTGAPKMWAMQILGKLEAGPRDVYCGAIGYCDPAGPMRFSVAIRTLTLFPDGKAVFNVGGGIVFDSNAKAEYEECLLKARFAVNQQRISR; this is translated from the coding sequence ATGCAGAACGAGATGGAACCGGCATTGAAACCCTATGCGCTCTTTCGCGATGACCGCACCTCGCGATCTATGCTCTTCAGCAATCCGCGCGAGATCGTTGTGGCACGCACAGCCGCGGAGATCCTGCCCGCAATTCAGCGTCTGGAACAGGCGCGCAAAGATGGCTTCTGGCTGGCGGGATACATATCCTATGAGGCAGGCCATATCTTCGAGGAGAAGCTGCGTCACCTGATTGTCGATGACCGGGAAACGCCGCTGGTCTGCATGGGCGTTTTCGAGGCTCCGAAACACGAAAGCAACGTCTCCGTGCCATCCATCGGCGACAATGAGGCGGTCCTCTACGACGCACAGGCCGAATGGAGCCTCTCCGATTATCAAATCCGTTTCGACACCCTGCATCAGCATCTGCGACGTGGTGACTGCTATCAGGCGAACCTGACAATGCCGGTCCATGCCAGATGGTCAGGTACGCCCACGGGCATTTTCGCGTCTCTGGTCGAACGCCAGCCGGTGCACTACGGCGCACTGATCGAACTGGGCGGACCGGCCATCGTATCCCGCTCGCCGGAACTTTTCTTCCGGGTGGATGAAACCGGCTGGATCGAAACCCATCCGATGAAAGGCACGGCACCGCGGGGAAAAACTCCCGCCGAAGACGACGCGATCATTGCTGCCATGCTGGCGGACGAGAAGACGCGGGCCGAGAACCGCATGATCGTGGATCTCCTGCGCAATGACGTATCGATCATCTCGGAGGTCGGCTCGCTCGATGTGCCGAAGCTGTTTTCCATCGAGACTTATCCAACGGTTCATCAAATGGTTAGCCATGTCCGCGCAAAGCTGCTGCCGGATATCGGGTTCCCGGACATTCTGGCCGCACTTTTTCCTTGCGGTTCGGTCACAGGTGCGCCCAAAATGTGGGCCATGCAGATCCTCGGGAAGCTGGAAGCCGGACCACGAGATGTCTATTGCGGCGCGATAGGCTATTGCGATCCGGCCGGACCCATGAGGTTTTCGGTGGCTATCCGCACACTGACCCTTTTTCCGGATGGAAAAGCGGTCTTCAATGTCGGCGGCGGTATCGTGTTCGATTCGAACGCAAAAGCGGAATATGAAGAATGCCTGCTCAAAGCGCGCTTCGCAGTAAACCAGCAGCGGATTTCTCGCTGA
- a CDS encoding homospermidine synthase: MSEMTYPVHGEITGPIVMIGFGSIGRGTLPLIERHFKFDKSRMVVIDPRDDDKAILDKHGIRFIQSHVTKENYKELLKPLLTEGEGQGFCVNLSVDTGSLDLMKLCRKLDVLYIDTVVEPWLGFYFDKNMKNSERTNYALRETVRQEKKKNPGGTTAVSTCGANPGMVSWFVKQALLDIARDVGLEFEEPAVDDREGWAKLMKKVGVKGIHIAERDTQRTKNPKPLNVFWNTWSVEGFISEGLQPSELGWGTHEKWMPKNAKKHKKGCKAAIYLEQPGANTRVRTWCPTPGPQYGFLVTHNESISIADFFTVRDKDGEVSFRPTCHYAYHPANDAVLSLHEMFGNGGNAQPVLHVLNEDELVDGVDELGVLLYGHDKNAYWYGSRLSLEETRRIAPYQNATGLQVTSAVLAGMVWALENPKAGIVEADEMDYKRCLEVQTPYLGPVEGHYTDWTPLDGRPGLFPEELDEKDPWQFKNILVRN, from the coding sequence ATGAGTGAAATGACCTATCCGGTTCATGGCGAGATTACCGGTCCGATCGTCATGATCGGCTTCGGATCCATCGGTCGCGGCACGCTGCCGCTGATCGAGCGCCACTTCAAGTTCGACAAGAGCCGGATGGTGGTGATCGACCCGCGCGACGACGACAAGGCCATTCTCGACAAGCATGGCATCAGGTTCATCCAGTCGCATGTCACCAAGGAAAACTACAAGGAACTGCTGAAGCCGCTTCTGACCGAAGGCGAAGGCCAGGGCTTCTGCGTCAACCTGTCGGTCGATACCGGCTCGCTGGATCTGATGAAGCTGTGCCGGAAGCTCGATGTTCTCTACATCGATACTGTGGTTGAGCCTTGGCTTGGCTTCTATTTCGACAAGAACATGAAGAACTCCGAGCGTACGAACTACGCGCTGCGCGAAACCGTTCGTCAGGAAAAGAAGAAGAATCCGGGCGGCACGACAGCCGTCTCCACCTGCGGCGCAAATCCGGGCATGGTCTCCTGGTTCGTCAAGCAGGCGCTCCTGGACATTGCCAGAGATGTCGGCCTCGAATTCGAAGAGCCTGCCGTGGATGACCGCGAAGGCTGGGCGAAGCTGATGAAGAAGGTGGGCGTGAAAGGCATTCACATTGCCGAGCGCGACACCCAACGCACCAAGAACCCCAAGCCGCTGAACGTGTTCTGGAACACCTGGTCGGTGGAAGGTTTCATCTCTGAAGGCCTGCAGCCGTCTGAACTCGGCTGGGGCACGCACGAGAAGTGGATGCCGAAGAACGCCAAGAAGCACAAGAAGGGCTGCAAGGCTGCAATCTATCTGGAGCAGCCAGGCGCCAACACCCGTGTGCGCACCTGGTGCCCGACGCCGGGTCCGCAATACGGCTTCCTCGTGACCCACAACGAGTCGATCTCGATCGCGGATTTCTTCACGGTTCGCGACAAGGATGGCGAGGTCAGCTTCCGCCCGACCTGCCACTACGCCTACCATCCGGCCAATGATGCCGTGCTTTCGCTGCACGAAATGTTCGGCAATGGCGGCAATGCACAGCCCGTGCTTCACGTTCTGAACGAAGACGAGCTGGTGGACGGCGTGGACGAACTGGGCGTGCTGCTCTACGGCCACGACAAGAACGCCTACTGGTATGGTTCACGCCTCTCGCTGGAGGAAACCCGCCGGATTGCGCCTTACCAGAACGCCACTGGTCTTCAGGTTACCTCCGCTGTTCTGGCCGGCATGGTGTGGGCACTCGAAAATCCGAAAGCTGGCATCGTTGAAGCCGACGAGATGGATTACAAGCGCTGCCTCGAAGTGCAAACGCCCTATCTCGGCCCGGTCGAAGGGCACTACACGGACTGGACGCCACTCGATGGCCGCCCGGGCCTCTTCCCGGAGGAGCTGGACGAGAAAGATCCCTGGCAGTTCAAGAATATTCTTGTGCGCAACTGA
- a CDS encoding aminotransferase class IV family protein: protein MPAQSALRSKPAADFSLIETLRWEPGQGFLRLDQHLRRLTRSADALGFRQPQQVGKLLEEAVAEASTPMRTRLTVTFRGKAEVTATPFQPIAEGTVWKLRIAKQTLLSDDTLFRHKTSRRDPYEAARAEFSSDEADEVLLLNERGELCEGTITNLFVEAEDGQLLTPALNCGLLPGVLRAELIRERKARSEVLKPADLKHRKIFVGNSLRGLIAGELA from the coding sequence ATGCCTGCTCAAAGCGCGCTTCGCAGTAAACCAGCAGCGGATTTCTCGCTGATCGAAACCCTCCGTTGGGAGCCGGGACAGGGCTTCCTGCGGCTTGACCAGCATTTGCGGCGGTTGACCCGCTCTGCGGATGCGCTGGGCTTTCGTCAGCCCCAGCAAGTCGGCAAGCTGCTGGAGGAAGCCGTGGCCGAAGCATCAACCCCGATGCGGACACGGTTGACCGTGACATTCCGCGGCAAGGCAGAGGTAACCGCCACTCCATTCCAGCCGATTGCCGAGGGTACGGTCTGGAAGCTTCGCATTGCCAAGCAAACCCTGCTGTCCGATGACACATTGTTCCGGCACAAGACCAGCCGACGCGACCCCTATGAAGCGGCCCGCGCCGAGTTTTCATCAGACGAAGCGGATGAGGTTCTTCTGCTGAACGAGCGCGGAGAACTATGCGAGGGGACGATCACAAATCTCTTCGTCGAGGCTGAAGATGGGCAATTGCTGACCCCGGCGCTCAACTGCGGTCTCCTGCCGGGTGTTTTGCGCGCGGAGCTCATTCGCGAACGCAAGGCTCGCTCGGAAGTCCTCAAGCCCGCAGATCTCAAGCATCGGAAGATCTTCGTCGGCAACTCGTTGCGCGGGTTGATTGCAGGCGAGCTTGCCTGA
- a CDS encoding 5'-nucleotidase C-terminal domain-containing protein yields MMKRFGFSLLAAATLTLSSGVAFADYQLNVLHINDLHSRIEAINKSDATCSQKEADAKECFGGIARVKSAIDGFRKDNAGANILVLDAGDQFQGSLYYSTFKSAPVAEFMNGIGFDAMAIGNHEFDDGPEELNKFIGALKFPIISGNTIAKKGSLLDGKYKGYVVKEIGGQKIGVVSVLATDSGETSSPGPDISFEDEITYLKSAVKDLEGQGVNKIIALTHVGYNKDKEIAAAVDGIDVVVGGHSHTYLSSTDNKSSGPYPTLVKNPAGVEIPVVTAYAYSKYLGELKVTFDDNGVVKATSGAPKLLDASVTPDEAYAARVKELGAPLEELKKKVVGVSDGLIDGDRKNCRAKECSMGNLLADASLARVKDQGITIAIVNGGGLRASIDQGDITMGEVLTVLPFQNTIATFQIKGSDLKAALENGVSQIEDGAGRFVQVGGMKYSFDRSKPVGSRVGDVQVKEGDKFVALDPAKTYGVVTNNYVRGGGDGFKMFATNAINPYDFGPNLEQTVADYLTANNPYKPYTDGRITDTTPADYVAPAKAPAPAAAPAAPATAAATPAPAAAPTAPAPAAPAATAQAPAAPAAPAPAPAATPAPAAPAATAQAPAAAKPAPAAPAAAPVAAAPAAPKTYKVMKGDSLWKIAESTLGDGEDWKKIADANKIRNPNLIEIGSELQIPAK; encoded by the coding sequence ATGATGAAACGCTTTGGTTTCAGCCTACTGGCAGCAGCGACCTTGACCTTGTCGTCCGGCGTCGCGTTTGCCGATTACCAGCTGAACGTCCTTCACATCAACGACCTGCATTCGCGAATCGAAGCGATCAACAAGTCGGACGCGACCTGCTCCCAGAAGGAGGCAGACGCCAAGGAATGCTTCGGCGGCATCGCCCGCGTGAAAAGCGCAATCGATGGATTCCGCAAGGACAATGCTGGTGCCAATATTCTTGTTCTGGATGCTGGCGACCAGTTCCAGGGCTCTCTCTACTACTCCACATTCAAGAGCGCGCCTGTCGCTGAATTCATGAACGGCATCGGTTTCGATGCCATGGCAATCGGCAACCACGAGTTCGACGATGGTCCGGAAGAGCTGAACAAGTTCATCGGTGCGCTGAAGTTCCCGATCATCTCCGGCAACACGATTGCCAAGAAGGGTTCGCTGCTGGACGGCAAGTACAAGGGTTATGTGGTCAAGGAAATCGGCGGCCAGAAGATCGGCGTGGTTTCTGTTCTGGCAACCGATAGCGGCGAAACATCATCCCCCGGCCCAGACATCAGCTTCGAAGACGAGATTACCTACCTGAAGTCCGCCGTGAAGGATCTGGAAGGCCAGGGCGTCAACAAGATCATTGCGCTCACCCATGTCGGCTACAACAAGGACAAGGAAATCGCGGCAGCCGTAGACGGTATCGACGTTGTCGTCGGTGGTCACAGCCACACCTATCTGTCCTCCACCGACAACAAGTCTTCCGGCCCCTATCCAACCTTGGTCAAGAACCCGGCTGGCGTCGAAATTCCGGTGGTCACAGCCTACGCCTATTCCAAATATCTCGGCGAGTTGAAGGTTACCTTCGACGACAATGGCGTGGTGAAGGCAACGAGCGGCGCTCCGAAGCTTCTGGATGCCTCGGTCACGCCGGACGAAGCCTATGCCGCGCGCGTCAAGGAACTGGGCGCGCCGCTGGAAGAACTGAAGAAGAAAGTCGTGGGCGTCTCGGACGGCCTGATCGACGGTGACCGCAAGAATTGCCGCGCCAAGGAATGCTCCATGGGCAACTTGCTCGCCGATGCATCGCTGGCCCGTGTGAAAGATCAGGGCATTACGATCGCCATCGTCAACGGTGGCGGTTTGCGCGCGTCCATCGACCAGGGCGACATCACCATGGGCGAGGTTCTGACGGTTCTGCCGTTCCAGAACACGATTGCCACCTTCCAGATCAAGGGTTCGGATCTCAAGGCGGCTCTTGAAAACGGCGTCAGCCAGATCGAGGATGGTGCGGGACGCTTCGTGCAGGTCGGCGGCATGAAATACTCGTTCGATCGCTCCAAGCCGGTCGGTAGCCGCGTTGGCGACGTTCAGGTCAAGGAAGGCGACAAGTTCGTTGCGCTCGATCCAGCCAAGACCTACGGCGTCGTGACCAACAACTACGTGCGCGGCGGCGGCGATGGCTTCAAGATGTTTGCGACCAACGCCATCAACCCCTACGATTTTGGTCCGAACCTTGAGCAGACGGTTGCCGACTATCTGACCGCGAACAATCCTTACAAGCCTTACACCGACGGTCGCATCACCGACACGACCCCGGCTGATTACGTTGCTCCGGCCAAGGCTCCCGCCCCTGCTGCGGCTCCAGCCGCTCCGGCAACCGCTGCCGCGACACCAGCGCCTGCTGCTGCTCCAACGGCTCCGGCTCCTGCTGCTCCGGCAGCAACCGCACAGGCTCCTGCAGCGCCTGCAGCACCGGCACCGGCACCAGCTGCAACGCCAGCACCGGCTGCGCCTGCGGCAACGGCACAGGCGCCTGCTGCGGCAAAACCGGCACCGGCAGCCCCTGCTGCTGCACCGGTTGCGGCCGCTCCGGCAGCGCCCAAGACCTACAAGGTCATGAAGGGTGACTCGCTCTGGAAGATCGCCGAAAGCACGCTCGGCGACGGCGAGGACTGGAAGAAGATTGCGGACGCCAACAAGATCCGCAATCCGAACCTGATCGAGATCGGCTCCGAACTGCAGATTCCGGCGAAATAA
- the queE gene encoding 7-carboxy-7-deazaguanine synthase QueE, with protein sequence MGGVSPVSGDLIRVSEIFGPTIQGEGVLIGQPTVFVRTGGCDYRCSWCDSLHAVESAYRDTWTAMSVPDIWAEVERLSGKSPLMVSLSGGNPAIQPLGPLIEHGKRRGYRFALETQGSLARDWFSSLDVLVLSPKPPSSGMEYDRQTLVDCTARAGEGPRVVLKFVVFDEADYAFARSVSAGFPQLSVYLQPGNHTPPPPDAEDFPIDVEGIMGRMHWLIDRVMADRWFAATVLPQLHVLLWGNRRGV encoded by the coding sequence CTGGGCGGAGTATCGCCCGTGAGCGGTGACTTGATCCGGGTTTCGGAAATCTTCGGCCCAACCATTCAGGGCGAGGGCGTGTTGATTGGCCAGCCGACGGTTTTTGTCAGAACCGGCGGCTGCGATTATCGCTGTTCGTGGTGCGACAGCCTGCATGCTGTCGAGAGCGCCTATCGCGACACGTGGACTGCGATGAGTGTTCCAGACATCTGGGCCGAGGTCGAACGGCTTTCGGGCAAATCCCCGTTGATGGTGTCCCTTTCCGGCGGTAATCCGGCGATCCAGCCTCTAGGCCCATTGATCGAGCACGGAAAGAGGCGCGGTTACCGGTTCGCTCTCGAAACGCAGGGCAGTCTGGCGAGAGATTGGTTTTCGAGCCTTGATGTGCTGGTTCTTTCGCCCAAGCCGCCCTCCAGCGGAATGGAGTATGACCGGCAGACGCTTGTTGATTGCACCGCCCGGGCTGGAGAAGGCCCGCGCGTGGTGCTGAAATTCGTCGTGTTCGATGAGGCAGATTATGCCTTCGCCCGCTCGGTTTCGGCAGGATTTCCGCAGCTTAGCGTCTATCTCCAGCCCGGAAACCATACCCCACCGCCGCCCGATGCGGAGGATTTCCCCATCGATGTGGAAGGAATCATGGGCCGTATGCACTGGCTGATCGACCGTGTTATGGCCGATCGCTGGTTTGCCGCAACGGTTCTGCCACAGTTGCATGTGCTGCTCTGGGGAAACCGGCGCGGCGTTTGA
- the hemH gene encoding ferrochelatase: MNAAAGHLPSDHPAVRFGKVGVLLVNLGTPDGTDYKSMRRYLAEFLTDKRVIEWSRLFWYPILYGIVLNRRPQKVGKAYESIWNKELDESYLRTYTRNQAEILAERFKDMPHVHVDWAMRYGQPAIQAKMNEMQKAGCEKILLFPLYPQYAAATTATVNDEAFKALLKMRWQPALRTVPRYHDDPVYIDALANSIEKHLATLDWEPELVITSYHGIPMSYFKKGDPYHCQCYKTTRLLRDRLGWPKEKLMVTFQSRFGPEEWLQPYTDKTVEKLAKEGTKRIAILNPGFVSDCLETLEEIAEEAGEDFLHNGGEKFTHIPCLNDSEDGMRVIEHITRQELKGWI, translated from the coding sequence ATGAATGCTGCAGCAGGCCACCTGCCCTCAGATCACCCTGCGGTTCGGTTCGGCAAGGTGGGCGTCCTGCTCGTAAACCTCGGCACGCCGGATGGCACGGATTACAAATCCATGCGCCGCTATCTGGCCGAGTTCCTGACCGACAAGCGCGTGATCGAATGGTCGCGCCTGTTCTGGTATCCGATCCTCTACGGCATCGTGCTGAACCGTCGTCCGCAAAAGGTGGGCAAGGCCTACGAGTCGATCTGGAACAAGGAGCTGGATGAAAGCTACCTGCGCACCTACACGCGCAATCAGGCGGAAATCCTGGCAGAGCGCTTCAAGGACATGCCACATGTGCATGTGGATTGGGCCATGCGCTACGGCCAGCCGGCCATCCAGGCCAAGATGAACGAGATGCAGAAGGCGGGTTGCGAAAAGATCCTGCTCTTCCCGCTCTATCCGCAATATGCTGCCGCGACCACGGCCACGGTGAACGACGAAGCCTTCAAGGCGCTTCTGAAAATGCGCTGGCAGCCCGCCTTGCGCACCGTGCCGCGCTATCACGATGATCCGGTCTACATCGATGCCCTGGCGAACTCGATCGAGAAGCATCTGGCGACGCTGGACTGGGAACCGGAACTGGTGATCACCTCCTATCACGGCATTCCCATGTCCTACTTCAAGAAGGGCGATCCCTATCACTGCCAGTGCTACAAGACGACACGCCTGCTGCGCGACCGGCTGGGCTGGCCGAAGGAAAAGCTGATGGTTACCTTCCAGTCCCGCTTCGGACCGGAAGAGTGGCTACAGCCCTATACGGACAAAACGGTCGAGAAACTGGCCAAGGAAGGCACCAAGCGCATCGCCATCCTCAACCCCGGCTTTGTCTCCGATTGCCTTGAAACACTGGAAGAAATTGCGGAAGAAGCGGGCGAGGACTTCCTGCACAATGGCGGCGAGAAATTCACCCATATTCCCTGCCTGAACGACAGCGAAGACGGCATGCGCGTGATCGAGCACATCACGCGCCAGGAACTCAAAGGCTGGATCTGA
- the omp10 gene encoding outer membrane lipoprotein Omp10, with translation MKIKGSLALIAAAAMLSACVSSPQPRSMPVAQQQPQGVEGTWADPNGIVSTFQAGTFNTRSTDNNALLASGTYTQTSPNLIEINMTSIVRQKQSRVNCALINPSQLNCTADSGSQFSLTRRT, from the coding sequence ATGAAAATCAAAGGGAGCCTAGCGCTCATCGCTGCCGCAGCCATGCTGTCGGCCTGTGTTTCATCCCCTCAGCCGCGCTCCATGCCGGTCGCCCAGCAACAGCCGCAGGGCGTAGAAGGAACATGGGCAGATCCGAACGGCATCGTCTCAACGTTCCAGGCCGGCACATTTAACACCCGCTCGACGGACAACAATGCCCTTCTGGCCAGCGGAACCTACACCCAGACGTCCCCGAACCTGATCGAGATCAACATGACATCGATCGTTCGGCAGAAGCAGTCGCGGGTCAATTGCGCGCTCATCAACCCGAGCCAGCTGAACTGCACCGCCGACAGCGGTTCACAATTCTCGCTGACGCGCCGCACCTGA